In a single window of the Drosophila albomicans strain 15112-1751.03 chromosome 3, ASM965048v2, whole genome shotgun sequence genome:
- the LOC117571898 gene encoding uncharacterized protein LOC117571898 isoform X1: MSAIHIIGTFILLTLNSFVFGQTIDCQRPPKLVDPATCCRDGGRDQIAENCAIQIMGANNGQQNNGPPSMDAATCLAECILTTSKYQQAPKQLNLAHIRNDLTMKFSNDSAFVEALTAAYAKCEPQSQRRLTAIQQMSPQQPKCSPFAAIVLGCAYMEYFKNCPTDRWTQSTDCALAKTFVTQCGLGA, encoded by the exons ATGTCGGCTATTCATATTATTGGAACTTTTATACTGTTGACACTTAATTCATTTGTGTTTGGCCAGACTATTGATTGCCAAAGACCTCCTAAACTAGTG GACCCTGCTACATGTTGCCGAGATGGAGGTCGAGACCAAATTGCAGAGAACTGTGCAATTCAAATTATGGGAGCTAATAATGGACAGCAAAACAATGGACCACCCTCTATGGATGCAGCAACA TGTTTGGCGGAATGCATCTTAACTACTTCAAAGTACCAACAGGCACCGAAACAATTAAACTTGGCACACATACGAAATGACTTAACAATGAAATTTTCCAATGATTCCGCCTTTGTAGAGGCCTTGACTGCTGCATATGCCAAATGCGAGCCGCAATCGCAGCGTAGATTGACAGCAATTCAGCAAATGAGTCCGCAGCAACCCAAGTGCAGTCCATTCGCTGCCATTGTCTTAGGATGCGCATATATGGAGTACTTCAAGAATTGTCCTACTGATCGTTGGACCCAGAGTACGGATTGTGCACTAGCTAAGACTTTTGTCACTCAATGTGGCTTGGGTGCATAA
- the LOC117567826 gene encoding farnesyl pyrophosphate synthase, with amino-acid sequence MFKLAQKFLPQQRLFNASNIAIRRMISTSDEVKSVDTIGGLPTEIVNEQKLKKTTRALSTLQNHSVPIAARVTVSKDESRDFMAVFPDVVRDLTNATKAYNCNDAAKWFAKALQYNVPRGKKNRGILTVLTYKNLVQPQDLTPENIKLAQYLGWCVEMLQSFFIMSDDVMDNSTTRRGQTCWHKVENVGLTAINDALMIENAIYLLLKQHFSHLECYVPLLELFHEISFITTCGQSLDLLNSYKSVADFTMENYKAIVDNKTAYYTFYLPFAIAMHLAGYTDPEAFRQTKSIVLEMGHFFQVQDDFLDCFGNPEITGKVGTDIQDNKCSWLAVVAMQRANAEQKQIMIDCYGKSDPAKVDRVKELYKELSLPSTYATFEEESYNMIKTHIQQTSRGVPHITFLQILNKIYQRDA; translated from the exons atgttcaaGTTAGCGCAAAAGTTTTTACCGCAACAGCGGCTTTTCAATGCTTCGAACATTGCAATCCGCCGAATGATCTCAACTAGTGATGAAGTAAAGTCTGTCGATACCATTGGAGGATTGCCAACAGAAATTGTTAACGAgcagaaattgaaaaagacAACCAG AGCATTATCGACGCTTCAAAATCATTCTGTTCCCATCGCAGCAAGAGTCACGGTGTCAAAAGATGAAAGCCGCGATTTTATGGCCGTATTTCCTG ACGTAGTGCGCGACCTTACGAATGCGACAAAGGCGTACAATTGCAATGATGCTGCTAAATGGTTTGCCAAGGCCTTGCAATACAATGTGCCGCGGGGCAAGAAGAATCGTGGCATATTGACAGTACTCACCTACAAGAATCTCGTGCAACCCCAGGACTTGACCCCCGAGAATATCAAGCTGGCCCAGTATCTGGGTTGGTGTGTTGAAATG CTGCAAAGTTTCTTTATTATGTCCGACGATGTGATGGACAACAGCACGACTCGCAGGGGTCAGACATGCTGGCATAAGGTGGAGAATGTTGGCCTGACAGCCATTAATGATGCCCTCATGATAGAGAATGCTATCTACCTGTTGCTAAAGCAACACTTTAGTCATTTGGAATGCTATGTACCCCTGTTGGAACTATTCCATGAGATATCATTTATTACCACCTGTGGACAATCTCTCGACTTACTCAACTCGTACAAAAGTGTCGCGGACTTTACCATGGAGAACTATAAAGCGATTGTTGACAACAAAACAGCATACTATACATTCTATCTACCCTTTGCCATTGCTATGCATTTAGCCGG CTACACCGATCCCGAAGCATTTAGACAAACGAAAAGCATAGTTCTGGAAATGGGCCACTTTTTCCAAGTGCAAGATGATTTCCTTGATTGTTTTGGCAACCCGGAGATCACCGGCAAAGTGGGCACCGACATACAGGACAACAAGTGTTCCTGGCTCGCTGTTGTGGCCATGCAGCGGGCCAACGCTGAGCAGAAACAAATTATGATTGACTGCTATGGCAAAAGCG ATCCTGCTAAGGTAGACCGAGTTAAGGAGCTGTACAAGGAGCTTAGCTTGCCCTCTACTTATGCAACCTTCGAGGAGGAAAGCTACAACATGAtcaaaacacacatacaacaaacaTCTCGTGGTGTGCCACATATAACTTTCCTGCAAATTctcaacaaaatatatcaacgGGATGCGTAA
- the LOC117567824 gene encoding CWF19-like protein 1 homolog isoform X3, producing MDASTKILVVGDVRGRFKQLFSRVEQVNKKAGPFEILCCVGDFFGADKQNEELIAYKNGFKHITVPTYILGANKEEDNNYFEDLTDGEICTNLTYLGKRGVYTLSSGVKIAYISGVEAATSAASEHEFSKADVQAVRNSCLVSKSCATDYRGVDVLLTSQWPYGLQEKQNANASKLISFLSREIKPRYHFCGINGTFYECAPFRVPKDETTQFELCTRFISLADVGNAEKAKYIYALSLKPVDKSRLLDLVQKTTDEIPCPYIDLDMSGVVKKNETSESQQYFFDMDSSGNRKRRGEAGQRDKRPRIMQIDQDNCWFCLSSIKVEKHLIITVAYSLFGATQP from the exons ATGGACGCAAGCACAAAAAT atTAGTTGTGGGCGATGTACGCGGTCGTTTCAAGCAGCTGTTTAGCAGAGTAGAGCAGGTTAACAAAAAAGCCGGTCCCTTTGAGATTTTGTGTTGTGTCGGTGACTTTTTTGGCGCGGATAAACAAAACGAGGAGCTGATAGCATACAAAAATGGATTCAAACACA tTACTGTACCCACTTATATACTTGGTGCCAATAAGGAGGAGGACAACAATTACTTTGAGGACTTGACGGACGGAGAGATCTGCACAAATTTAACGTACCTGGGCAAGCGTGGGGTCTATACGTTGAGTAGCGGTGTCAAAATAGCATACATAAGCGGAGTGGAAGCTGCGACAAGTGCCGCTAGCGAGCATGAGTTCTCTAAAGCCGATGTGCAAGCTGTACGCAATTCCTGTCTCGTCTCGAAAAGCTGTGCAACGGATTACAGAGGTGTTGATGTGTTGTTGACCTCACAATGGCCTTACGGCTTGCAGGAGAAACAGAAT GCGAATGCTTCCAAGCTGATTTCATTCTTGTCGCGCGAGATAAAGCCACGCTATCACTTCTGTGGTATTAATGGCACCTTCTACGAGTGTGCGCCTTTTCGTGTGCCCAAGGATGAGACTACGCAGTTTGAATTGTGTACGCGTTTCATCTCCCTGGCGGATGTAGGTAATGCAGAGAAGGCCAAATACATTTATGCGCTCAGTCTAAAGCCCGTGGATAAGTCACGTTTATTGGATCTGGTGCAGAAGACAACAGACGAAATACCTTGTCCATATATTGATTTGGATATGTCAGGGGTCGTCAAGAAAAATGAAACG TCGGAAAGTCAACAATACTTCTTTGACATGGACTCGAGTGGAAATCGCAAGAGACGCGGCGAGGCTGGACAACGTGACAAGCGTCCACGAATAATGCAAATTGATCAGG ATAATTGTTGGTTCTGTTTGTCGTCGATCAAGGTGGAAAAACATCTCATCATAACAGTAG CATATTCCTTGTTCGGCGCAACTCAGCCCTGA
- the LOC117567825 gene encoding transcription factor mef2A: MMDEQLIDEVAQHGVIFNRQKYYLNGSASGGKYETKDEAWQLIALKLRTDVETCKKRWKYLRERYVSQRKQGDPPVYEHLSRPYLEKMKFLDQHIQPRKSYRNVPNFLTSPQSANSSNYSEYNVDSKSNSSLKNMSHFGGATQNHHYHQQQHQQSSDQQQHTMNALSSAAASALENVNGQVKIEAEIFRDFAAAVASQQLQHISQSQMQQQQAAAVAAVMADSSQGYQEPYRENNVGINAAQNSAGSTGGLTSTSSSMKSPLSSPLPGISLTGVQEEQATPSGSAAGQQPPVHSSSSVAGIANNMHVQATHGYNHKSGDDLHSSTSSGGNYHTKKPRVQLNSNGGSHGQHSANGGNMVNANGSSNHFGHDSDDDSDDNSADLMTPQTMLQHDNHYSNSVNMQRNAANGNMSGNNGSNNNSNNNQQQQPQQHQQHQNMFPANSDFLFQLYQQLPQQAGTSHASSFGKFQTPPNPPSVHRSSEHLLGELVTTELLKMSKDRRKNVQKRILEILFFDD, translated from the exons ATGATGGATGAGCAACTCATTGATGAGGTGGCTCAACACGGCGTGATATTCAATCGtcaaaagtattatttaaatggcaGTGCCAGCGGTGGAAAGTATGAAACCAAGGACGAGGCTTGGCAACTTATTGCTCTCAAGCTGCGCACCGATG TTGAAACGTGTAAAAAGCGTTGGAAGTACTTGCGTGAACGCTATGTGTCCCAACGGAAACAGGGCGATCCACCTGTCTACGAACATTTGTCCCGTCCATATTtagagaaaatgaaatttctgGATCAGCACATCCAGCCACGTAAATCGTATCGCAATGTGCCCAACTTTCTGACCTCGCCGCAATCAGCAAACAGTTCCAACTACAGCGAATATAATGTGGACTCCAAGTCGAATAGCTCACTCAAGAATATGTCACATTTTGGCGGCGCCACGCAaaatcatcattatcatcagcagcagcatcagcaatcGTCGgatcaacagcagcacacaATGAATGCGCTCAGCTCGGCAGCTGCCTCAGCACTGGAGAACGTAAATGGACAGGTGAAGATTGAGGCGGAGATTTTCAGAGATTTCGCTGCCGCAGTGGCGtcgcagcaactgcaacacatCTCCCAATctcaaatgcagcagcaacaggcggcTGCAGTGGCAGCTGTCATGGCAGACTCTTCACAGGGCTACCAGGAGCCGTATCGAGAGAACAACGTCGGCATAAATGCTGCTCAGAACAGCGCTGGCAGCACAGGCGGCTTAACTTCGACGTCTTCCTCCATGAAATCGCCACTGTCATCACCACTGCCTGGCATTAGTTTAACTGGAGTGCAGGAAGAACAGGCGACGCCATCGGGCTCAGCTGCGGGCCAACAGCCACCAGTACATTCCTCATCCAGTGTAGCTGGCATTGCCAACAATATGCATGTGCAGGCGACGCATGGATATAATCACAAGAGTGGCGACGATTTGCATTCCTCCACGTCGAGTGGTGGTAACTATCACACAAAGAAGCCGCGAGTGCAACTCAACTCGAATGGAGGAAGCCATGGCCAACATTCCGCGAACGGCGGCAACATGGTCAATGCCAATGGTAGCAGCAATCACTTTGGACACGATAGCGACGACGATTCGGATGACAACAGCGCTGACCTAATGACACCACAGACAATGCTGCAACACGATAATCACTACAGCAATTCGGTCAACATGCAACGCAATGCTGCCAATGGAAATATGAGtggcaacaacggcagcaataataacagcaacaataatcaacaacagcaaccacagcagcatcagcaacatcagaaTATGTTTCCAGCAAATTCGGATTTCCTGTTTCAGCTCTATCAACAGCTGCCTCAACAGGCAGGGACTTCGCATGCCTCGAGCTTTGGCAAATTCCAAACGCCACCGAATCCTCCAAGTGTGCATCGTTCGTCGGAGCATTTGCTGGGCGAACTGGTCACCACAGAGCTGCTGAAGATGAGCAAGGACCGTCGAAAAAACGTGCAGAAGCGAATATTGGAAATACTTTTCTTTGATGATTAA
- the LOC117571896 gene encoding augmin complex subunit dgt5 encodes MSFEEQIKAFRTWATSLGCPPSAMPSDDALKYVFKSPNKQLFMQLQARIRAQEDVRTVRENLLIAKMVQLKGKVVPVCERSFLPREMQTHLRMQDLLKKKEKAKEKMTEEKKECDNVAAIIKNKNIQITNVSHKNDVLQSRHDILELKLEDLNKKFEQEQQIKQQIIATMPVKLSTKNASERLASKDVEKALKELGNFYNICNFHGNNAHQLVEAKTQLWSQMREIFGDTPNVLIFNVIMKMMDKQLEHVMNMNKKSIANQDLSKPKLDNFDVKLLKTKGDLFGMAAKYVNARNEVAQLEECFAQVYGIFVVELQKKVNNFNGIISDEDDEGSEDIISDFILQFNMRNFYQSQNEFLTEQIEKLRMDLVSGAKQLENHEMLLGSIREMYRESNIAINRIHHDMEQMSQIKEKILYNKNIMKNMLNAMTHNSNSQFLSSKLKGNMSLMSMESSFCLTNDNVLSSTKLDIDANTSVANSTLRRSLDNTTLMPGAFNSTAVMAFGSGSSLPCHLIELNTFAEIPLEKLSCIPSACSFLISANPLIVESQELASTVQLAPGHLLTPYGALQEVNKRILWASAIAALSSDLKLNLKPLIVDPHNMKLKARRQHDEIVQLLDNIKALGVKGQLQLQKVNRIYHFAMDNALHKYVPPKRTFNGACFADYESEFNLYYRIATSGGSKKK; translated from the exons atgtcatttgaagaacaaataaaagcatttCGCACCTGGGCCACAAGTCTAGGATGTCCGCCAAGTGCCATGCCAAGCGATGATGCCCTTAAGTA CGTCTTTAAATCGCCCAATAAGCAACTATTTATGCAGCTCCAGGCAAGGATCCGTGCACAGGAGGATGTACGAACAGTGAGAGAGAATTTGCTTATTGCAAAAATGGTTCAACTCAAGGGAAAAGTGGTTCCAGTCTGTGAGCGCAGCTTTCTGCCGCGGGAGATGCAAACACATCTTAGAATGCAAGATCTCCttaagaagaaggagaaggcTAAAGAGAAGATGACGGAGGAGAAGAAGGAATGTGATAATGTTGCTGCCATCATCAAAAATAAGA ATATTCAAATAACCAACGTAAGTCACAAGAATGATGTGCTCCAATCACGTCACGATATACTTGAATTGAAACTAGAGgatttgaataaaaagtttgagcaagaacaacaaatcaaGCAGCAAATCATAGCCACAATGCCGGTCAAGCTTAGCACCAAAAATGCTAGCGAAAGACTGGCGTCCAAAGACGTGGAAAAGGCGCTTAAAGAACTTGGCAATTTTTACAACATTTGCAATTTCCATGGCAATAACGCACACCAACTTGTGGAAGCCAAGACGCAGTTGTGGTCACAAATGCGTGAGATATTTGGTGACACACCAAATGTACTGATCTTCAATGTCATCATGAAGATGATGGATAAGCAGCTAGAGCACGTgatgaatatgaataaaaaaagtattgcTAATCAAGATTTGTCCAAGCCAAAGTTGGACAACTTTGATGTTAAATTGCTGAAGACCAAAGGAGATTTATTTGGTATGGCGGCAAAGTATGTAAACGCTCGGAACGAAGTGGCGCAGCTAGAGGAGTGCTTTGCTCAGGTCTATGGCATATTTGTGGTTGAACTGCAGAAGAAGGTAAACAACTTCAATGGGATCATCAGTGACGAGGACGACGAAGGCAGCGAAGACATCATATCCGATTTTATACTCCAATTCAATATGCGCAATTTCTATCAGTCCCAGAACGAATTCCTCACCGAGCAGATTGAGAAACTGCGCATGGATCTCGTGTCGGGCGCCAAGCAATTGGAAAACCATGAAATGCTGCTCGGCTCAATTAGGGAAATGTATCGTGAAAGTAATATAGCCATTAATCGTATTCATCACGATATGGAGCAGATGTCGCAGATCAAAGAGAAGATCCTTTACAACAAGAACATAATGAAAAACATGCTGAATGCCATGACTCACAATTCCAATTCGCAGTTCCTCAGCTCAAAGCTAAAGGGTAACATGTCACTAATGAGCATGGAGAGCAGCTTCTGTCTAACAAATGACAATGTCTTGTCCAGCACTAAACTGGATATCGATGCGAATACTAGTGTAGCGAATTCTACACTTCGCCGGAGTTTAGACAATACAACTCTGATGCCTGGTGCATTCAACTCAACTGCTGTCATGGCCTTCGGCTCGGGTTCGTCGTTACCTTGTCATCTCATCGAGTTGAACACATTTGCTGAAATACCACTGGAAAAGTTGAGCTGCATTCCAAGCGCATG TTCATTTTTGATTTCGGCCAATCCGCTTATCGTGGAATCCCAGGAGCTGGCCTCCACCGTGCAACTGGCACCGGGCCATCTGCTAACACCCTATGGCGCCCTGCAGGAAGTTAACAAACGCATTTTGTGGGCGTCGGCAATTGCCGCACTCTCGTCTgacttgaaattgaatttgaagcCATTAATTG TTGATCCGCACAATATGAAGCTGAAGGCACGCAGACAGCACGATGAAATTGTCCAGTTACTCGACAACATTAAGGCGTTGGGTGTGAAAGGGCaacttcaattgcaaaaagtCAATCGTATTTATCACTTCGCTATGGACAATGCTTTGCACAAATATGTGCCGCCGAAGAGGACATTCAATGGCGCCTGTTTTGCGGACTATGAAtcagaatttaatttgtattatcgCATTGCCACTTCAGGCggttctaaaaaaaaatag
- the LOC117567824 gene encoding CWF19-like protein 1 homolog isoform X2, which produces MILVVGDVRGRFKQLFSRVEQVNKKAGPFEILCCVGDFFGADKQNEELIAYKNGFKHITVPTYILGANKEEDNNYFEDLTDGEICTNLTYLGKRGVYTLSSGVKIAYISGVEAATSAASEHEFSKADVQAVRNSCLVSKSCATDYRGVDVLLTSQWPYGLQEKQNANASKLISFLSREIKPRYHFCGINGTFYECAPFRVPKDETTQFELCTRFISLADVGNAEKAKYIYALSLKPVDKSRLLDLVQKTTDEIPCPYIDLDMSGVVKKNETSESQQYFFDMDSSGNRKRRGEAGQRDKRPRIMQIDQDNCWFCLSSIKVEKHLIITVGERFYIALAKGPINSHHVLILSTKHIPCSAQLSPEDWEELEKFKGALKQLFKSLGQVVCFTERHYKTSHLIIDVLAFEEGYAWKIKHSFEDKAEEFNLEFETLPALDSPKMLPEMGPYFVAELPDDSTLITRQMKHFPLHFARDVFCSENLLNCDEKVNWKECLLEKEEETAYVEGFRKNFAPFDFTDDD; this is translated from the exons ATGAT atTAGTTGTGGGCGATGTACGCGGTCGTTTCAAGCAGCTGTTTAGCAGAGTAGAGCAGGTTAACAAAAAAGCCGGTCCCTTTGAGATTTTGTGTTGTGTCGGTGACTTTTTTGGCGCGGATAAACAAAACGAGGAGCTGATAGCATACAAAAATGGATTCAAACACA tTACTGTACCCACTTATATACTTGGTGCCAATAAGGAGGAGGACAACAATTACTTTGAGGACTTGACGGACGGAGAGATCTGCACAAATTTAACGTACCTGGGCAAGCGTGGGGTCTATACGTTGAGTAGCGGTGTCAAAATAGCATACATAAGCGGAGTGGAAGCTGCGACAAGTGCCGCTAGCGAGCATGAGTTCTCTAAAGCCGATGTGCAAGCTGTACGCAATTCCTGTCTCGTCTCGAAAAGCTGTGCAACGGATTACAGAGGTGTTGATGTGTTGTTGACCTCACAATGGCCTTACGGCTTGCAGGAGAAACAGAAT GCGAATGCTTCCAAGCTGATTTCATTCTTGTCGCGCGAGATAAAGCCACGCTATCACTTCTGTGGTATTAATGGCACCTTCTACGAGTGTGCGCCTTTTCGTGTGCCCAAGGATGAGACTACGCAGTTTGAATTGTGTACGCGTTTCATCTCCCTGGCGGATGTAGGTAATGCAGAGAAGGCCAAATACATTTATGCGCTCAGTCTAAAGCCCGTGGATAAGTCACGTTTATTGGATCTGGTGCAGAAGACAACAGACGAAATACCTTGTCCATATATTGATTTGGATATGTCAGGGGTCGTCAAGAAAAATGAAACG TCGGAAAGTCAACAATACTTCTTTGACATGGACTCGAGTGGAAATCGCAAGAGACGCGGCGAGGCTGGACAACGTGACAAGCGTCCACGAATAATGCAAATTGATCAGG ATAATTGTTGGTTCTGTTTGTCGTCGATCAAGGTGGAAAAACATCTCATCATAACAGTAGGTGAGCGATTTTATATTGCTCTGGCCAAGGGACCAATTAATAGCCATCACGTTCTAATACTTTCCACGAAGCATATTCCTTGTTCGGCGCAACTCAGCCCTGAAGATTGGGAAGAGCTGGAAAAGTTTAAGGGCGCTTTGAAGCAGCTATTTAAGAGTCTGGGGCAAGTTGTCTGCTTCACGGAACGACATTACAAGACATCCCATTTGATTATAGACGTGTTGGCTTTTGAAGAAGGTTACGCCTGGAAAATCAAACACAGCTTTGAA GATAAAGCCGAAGAGTTCAATTTGGAATTTGAAACGTTGCCAGCTTTGGATTCACCTAAAATGCTGCCAGAAATGGGTCCCTATTTTGTCGCTGAACTTCCCGATGATAGCACATTAATAACGCGACAGATGAAACATTTTCCATTGCACTTTGCGAG GGACGTTTTCTGCTCCGAGAACTTGCTGAACTGCGATGAGAAAGTGAATTGGAAAGAATGTCTGTtagagaaggaggaggaaacAGCTTATGTGGAAGGATTTCGAAAGAACTTTGCACCTTTTGATTTTACAGATGACGATTGA
- the LOC117567824 gene encoding CWF19-like protein 1 homolog isoform X1 — MDASTKILVVGDVRGRFKQLFSRVEQVNKKAGPFEILCCVGDFFGADKQNEELIAYKNGFKHITVPTYILGANKEEDNNYFEDLTDGEICTNLTYLGKRGVYTLSSGVKIAYISGVEAATSAASEHEFSKADVQAVRNSCLVSKSCATDYRGVDVLLTSQWPYGLQEKQNANASKLISFLSREIKPRYHFCGINGTFYECAPFRVPKDETTQFELCTRFISLADVGNAEKAKYIYALSLKPVDKSRLLDLVQKTTDEIPCPYIDLDMSGVVKKNETSESQQYFFDMDSSGNRKRRGEAGQRDKRPRIMQIDQDNCWFCLSSIKVEKHLIITVGERFYIALAKGPINSHHVLILSTKHIPCSAQLSPEDWEELEKFKGALKQLFKSLGQVVCFTERHYKTSHLIIDVLAFEEGYAWKIKHSFEDKAEEFNLEFETLPALDSPKMLPEMGPYFVAELPDDSTLITRQMKHFPLHFARDVFCSENLLNCDEKVNWKECLLEKEEETAYVEGFRKNFAPFDFTDDD, encoded by the exons ATGGACGCAAGCACAAAAAT atTAGTTGTGGGCGATGTACGCGGTCGTTTCAAGCAGCTGTTTAGCAGAGTAGAGCAGGTTAACAAAAAAGCCGGTCCCTTTGAGATTTTGTGTTGTGTCGGTGACTTTTTTGGCGCGGATAAACAAAACGAGGAGCTGATAGCATACAAAAATGGATTCAAACACA tTACTGTACCCACTTATATACTTGGTGCCAATAAGGAGGAGGACAACAATTACTTTGAGGACTTGACGGACGGAGAGATCTGCACAAATTTAACGTACCTGGGCAAGCGTGGGGTCTATACGTTGAGTAGCGGTGTCAAAATAGCATACATAAGCGGAGTGGAAGCTGCGACAAGTGCCGCTAGCGAGCATGAGTTCTCTAAAGCCGATGTGCAAGCTGTACGCAATTCCTGTCTCGTCTCGAAAAGCTGTGCAACGGATTACAGAGGTGTTGATGTGTTGTTGACCTCACAATGGCCTTACGGCTTGCAGGAGAAACAGAAT GCGAATGCTTCCAAGCTGATTTCATTCTTGTCGCGCGAGATAAAGCCACGCTATCACTTCTGTGGTATTAATGGCACCTTCTACGAGTGTGCGCCTTTTCGTGTGCCCAAGGATGAGACTACGCAGTTTGAATTGTGTACGCGTTTCATCTCCCTGGCGGATGTAGGTAATGCAGAGAAGGCCAAATACATTTATGCGCTCAGTCTAAAGCCCGTGGATAAGTCACGTTTATTGGATCTGGTGCAGAAGACAACAGACGAAATACCTTGTCCATATATTGATTTGGATATGTCAGGGGTCGTCAAGAAAAATGAAACG TCGGAAAGTCAACAATACTTCTTTGACATGGACTCGAGTGGAAATCGCAAGAGACGCGGCGAGGCTGGACAACGTGACAAGCGTCCACGAATAATGCAAATTGATCAGG ATAATTGTTGGTTCTGTTTGTCGTCGATCAAGGTGGAAAAACATCTCATCATAACAGTAGGTGAGCGATTTTATATTGCTCTGGCCAAGGGACCAATTAATAGCCATCACGTTCTAATACTTTCCACGAAGCATATTCCTTGTTCGGCGCAACTCAGCCCTGAAGATTGGGAAGAGCTGGAAAAGTTTAAGGGCGCTTTGAAGCAGCTATTTAAGAGTCTGGGGCAAGTTGTCTGCTTCACGGAACGACATTACAAGACATCCCATTTGATTATAGACGTGTTGGCTTTTGAAGAAGGTTACGCCTGGAAAATCAAACACAGCTTTGAA GATAAAGCCGAAGAGTTCAATTTGGAATTTGAAACGTTGCCAGCTTTGGATTCACCTAAAATGCTGCCAGAAATGGGTCCCTATTTTGTCGCTGAACTTCCCGATGATAGCACATTAATAACGCGACAGATGAAACATTTTCCATTGCACTTTGCGAG GGACGTTTTCTGCTCCGAGAACTTGCTGAACTGCGATGAGAAAGTGAATTGGAAAGAATGTCTGTtagagaaggaggaggaaacAGCTTATGTGGAAGGATTTCGAAAGAACTTTGCACCTTTTGATTTTACAGATGACGATTGA
- the LOC117571898 gene encoding uncharacterized protein LOC117571898 isoform X2, whose protein sequence is MSAIHIIGTFILLTLNSFVFGQTIDCQRPPKLVDPATCCRDGGRDQIAENCAIQIMGANNGQQNNGPPSMDAATYQQAPKQLNLAHIRNDLTMKFSNDSAFVEALTAAYAKCEPQSQRRLTAIQQMSPQQPKCSPFAAIVLGCAYMEYFKNCPTDRWTQSTDCALAKTFVTQCGLGA, encoded by the exons ATGTCGGCTATTCATATTATTGGAACTTTTATACTGTTGACACTTAATTCATTTGTGTTTGGCCAGACTATTGATTGCCAAAGACCTCCTAAACTAGTG GACCCTGCTACATGTTGCCGAGATGGAGGTCGAGACCAAATTGCAGAGAACTGTGCAATTCAAATTATGGGAGCTAATAATGGACAGCAAAACAATGGACCACCCTCTATGGATGCAGCAACA TACCAACAGGCACCGAAACAATTAAACTTGGCACACATACGAAATGACTTAACAATGAAATTTTCCAATGATTCCGCCTTTGTAGAGGCCTTGACTGCTGCATATGCCAAATGCGAGCCGCAATCGCAGCGTAGATTGACAGCAATTCAGCAAATGAGTCCGCAGCAACCCAAGTGCAGTCCATTCGCTGCCATTGTCTTAGGATGCGCATATATGGAGTACTTCAAGAATTGTCCTACTGATCGTTGGACCCAGAGTACGGATTGTGCACTAGCTAAGACTTTTGTCACTCAATGTGGCTTGGGTGCATAA